The Candidatus Eremiobacteraceae bacterium genome window below encodes:
- a CDS encoding DUF4350 domain-containing protein yields the protein MRARDFPWTEIVVLAIAGAIMLGTIYAGYRHQQAIAPRFDTFSSFDAHSGGYRAWYELLGREGMRVERFEQRPAFLDDSIGTLIVAPNLRESVLRTEQTHQQIGQPQAIDFDNLRAWVKNGGRLIWITDGTWDDWLDLDTDSEAGPEHDAAVTVALAPLTDGVNAVSGTSRRRVSGSPAYVPLIADSGGAVVALRRLGKGSIVVVTDQSLFDNKRLSDGDNARLAYDLAAGSAGAVAFDEYVHGYVSGSSWWTILPVPVRAGLIVIGAGLLLLLFGAALRFGPTARLPETTERTSAEYLSSMAQLLARGHAARKALRDLATVTLNDVATGLGLSDRASIRDIVARVQVAQDGDARASQLEELDRLRTLSGPNDKDLLRAAQLCAALRKEYAPYGRIGFGRRAAPLRRSA from the coding sequence ATGAGAGCGCGCGACTTCCCTTGGACCGAAATCGTCGTGCTCGCGATCGCCGGCGCGATCATGCTGGGCACGATCTACGCCGGATACCGGCACCAGCAGGCCATCGCGCCGCGCTTCGACACGTTCTCCTCATTCGACGCGCATTCGGGCGGCTATCGGGCGTGGTACGAGCTGTTGGGCCGCGAGGGGATGCGCGTCGAGCGCTTCGAGCAGCGCCCGGCCTTCCTGGACGACTCCATCGGCACGCTGATCGTCGCGCCGAATCTGCGCGAGTCGGTCCTGCGTACGGAGCAGACCCATCAGCAGATCGGACAGCCGCAGGCCATCGACTTCGACAATCTGCGCGCCTGGGTCAAAAACGGCGGGCGCCTTATCTGGATCACAGACGGTACATGGGACGACTGGCTGGACCTGGACACCGATAGTGAAGCGGGGCCGGAGCACGACGCAGCGGTCACGGTCGCGCTCGCGCCGCTGACCGACGGGGTCAACGCGGTCTCGGGCACGAGCCGGCGGCGCGTGAGCGGATCTCCCGCGTACGTGCCGCTCATCGCTGACTCCGGGGGCGCGGTCGTCGCGCTGCGCCGCCTCGGCAAAGGCAGCATCGTCGTCGTCACGGACCAAAGCCTGTTCGACAACAAACGGCTGTCGGATGGCGACAATGCGCGCCTCGCCTACGATCTGGCCGCCGGTAGCGCCGGCGCGGTGGCGTTCGACGAATATGTCCACGGATACGTGTCCGGTTCGTCGTGGTGGACGATTTTGCCGGTTCCGGTGCGGGCCGGTTTGATCGTCATCGGCGCCGGCTTGCTGCTCTTGCTGTTCGGCGCGGCGTTGCGGTTCGGCCCGACGGCGCGCCTGCCCGAGACGACGGAACGGACGTCGGCGGAATATCTCTCGTCGATGGCGCAGTTGCTGGCGCGCGGTCACGCCGCAAGAAAAGCCTTGCGCGACCTGGCGACGGTCACGCTCAACGACGTGGCGACTGGGCTGGGGCTTTCAGACCGGGCTTCGATTCGCGATATCGTCGCGCGCGTCCAGGTCGCACAAGACGGCGACGCCCGCGCCTCGCAGCTCGAGGAGTTGGACAGGCTGCGGACGCTGTCGGGCCCGAACGACAAAGATCTCCTGCGCGCAGCCCAGCTGTGCGCAGCACTACGAAAGGAATACGCGCCCTATGGCCGCATCGGCTTCGGTCGTCGCGCAGCGCCTCTCCGACGGTCTGCGTAA
- a CDS encoding MFS transporter, which produces MSLDRYGALFANRAVALLVTAQTFARTGDQFVAIGLLWAALELTHSATATGLVLMAYTGGVIAAGFFAASLLDRYPRKPLMLADNLVRALCVGGIALAGFGHVLNIWLLAGLACLAAISSTITIVGMRVYLPTMVPEELIVTAFAVDSSLYQLAGIAGPALAGVVTASLGTNWTMAIGALCFMLFVAIASFIPAGAIDAGIPPAARELSLGEELAGARYIFEQPLLRGLTLLVTFSNFLFGACVVGLAFLSKDAFGTGAAGQGFMLAAVSVGSLLASIALGTGRWPYPRGISLIVSSALVGLLLLLLGFTPTLALACVVLFVIGVIDAGFFIWMSELRQRTPPPELLARTISASMILNTAALPFSSAVAGFAVGALTVRPLFILAGALLALYSALFVGNQPLRRAA; this is translated from the coding sequence TTGAGTCTCGACCGCTACGGCGCGCTGTTCGCCAATCGCGCCGTCGCGCTGCTCGTGACGGCGCAGACGTTCGCGCGCACGGGCGATCAGTTCGTCGCGATCGGTCTGCTCTGGGCCGCGCTCGAGCTGACGCACAGCGCCACCGCCACCGGCCTCGTCCTCATGGCGTACACCGGCGGCGTCATCGCGGCCGGCTTCTTCGCCGCGTCGCTGCTGGACCGCTACCCGCGCAAGCCGCTCATGCTCGCAGACAACCTCGTGCGCGCATTGTGCGTCGGCGGAATCGCGCTCGCCGGATTCGGCCACGTGCTCAATATCTGGCTGCTCGCCGGGCTCGCATGCCTGGCCGCCATCTCGAGCACGATCACGATCGTCGGGATGCGCGTCTATCTGCCGACGATGGTGCCCGAGGAGCTGATCGTGACCGCGTTTGCGGTCGACTCGTCGCTGTATCAGCTCGCCGGAATCGCGGGGCCTGCGCTCGCCGGCGTCGTCACCGCAAGCCTGGGAACCAATTGGACGATGGCGATCGGCGCGCTGTGCTTCATGCTGTTCGTGGCGATCGCGTCATTCATCCCGGCAGGCGCGATCGACGCCGGCATCCCGCCCGCGGCGAGAGAGCTCTCGCTCGGCGAAGAGCTCGCCGGCGCGCGCTACATCTTCGAGCAGCCGCTGCTGCGCGGATTGACGCTCTTAGTCACCTTTAGCAACTTCCTCTTCGGGGCTTGCGTCGTCGGTCTGGCGTTCCTGAGCAAAGACGCATTCGGCACCGGTGCGGCCGGCCAGGGCTTCATGCTGGCAGCGGTGTCGGTCGGATCGCTGCTGGCCAGCATCGCGCTCGGCACCGGCCGCTGGCCATACCCGCGCGGCATCTCGCTGATCGTCTCGTCGGCGCTGGTCGGGTTGCTGCTCCTCCTGCTCGGGTTCACACCGACCCTGGCGCTCGCGTGCGTGGTGCTGTTCGTGATCGGCGTGATCGACGCAGGCTTTTTCATCTGGATGTCCGAGCTGCGCCAGCGCACGCCGCCCCCCGAGCTGCTCGCCCGCACCATCAGTGCCTCGATGATCCTCAACACCGCCGCCCTGCCGTTCTCGAGCGCGGTGGCGGGCTTCGCGGTGGGCGCGCTCACCGTCAGACCCCTGTTCATCCTGGCGGGAGCGCTCTTGGCGCTCTACTCAGCGCTCTTCGTCGGCAACCAGCCTTTGCGCCGGGCCGCCTGA
- a CDS encoding asparaginase, with translation MSDTHHVPAPFDTGSRPAVLVTRGGIVESEHFVRHALARPDGTILSSTGDIDGPTFMRSSAKPLICAVVVASGAADRFGFTDRELAVAAGSHSGEPYHVAAVRSMLAKIGLTEDALACGPHPPLHEGSARALGASGVQPGRIHNNCSGKHASILALAVLRGASPGGYLAADHPAQVEIIDGCAALLGIPAASMAIGVDGCGIPVIGVPMRAAATCFARFAEPESFPAALRAPIRRVVGAMTAYPRYVAGTGRYDTDLMEAGAGGIVCKGGAEGYHATGALHARLGLSAKVADGNYRAIPPFVTAMLARHGALDAAQTESLARHARPIIKNYAGAEVGEILAL, from the coding sequence TTGAGCGACACGCATCACGTCCCTGCGCCGTTCGACACAGGAAGCCGGCCGGCCGTGCTCGTCACCCGCGGCGGCATCGTCGAAAGCGAGCATTTCGTCCGTCACGCGCTCGCGCGGCCCGACGGCACGATCCTCTCATCGACCGGCGACATCGACGGGCCGACGTTCATGCGCTCGTCGGCCAAACCGCTCATCTGCGCGGTGGTCGTCGCGTCCGGCGCCGCGGATCGTTTCGGTTTCACCGATCGGGAGCTCGCGGTCGCCGCGGGCTCGCATAGCGGCGAACCCTATCACGTCGCCGCGGTGCGCAGCATGCTCGCGAAGATCGGGCTTACCGAGGACGCGCTGGCCTGCGGACCGCATCCGCCGCTGCATGAGGGTTCGGCGCGCGCGCTCGGGGCGTCGGGCGTGCAGCCGGGCCGCATCCACAACAATTGCTCCGGAAAGCACGCCTCGATCCTCGCCCTCGCGGTGCTTCGCGGCGCGTCGCCCGGCGGGTATCTGGCGGCGGACCATCCGGCGCAAGTCGAGATCATCGATGGCTGCGCGGCGCTGCTCGGCATTCCCGCCGCGTCGATGGCGATCGGCGTCGACGGCTGCGGTATTCCGGTGATCGGCGTGCCGATGCGCGCCGCCGCGACCTGTTTTGCGCGCTTCGCGGAGCCGGAGTCGTTCCCCGCGGCGTTACGCGCGCCGATCCGCCGCGTCGTCGGCGCGATGACGGCGTATCCGCGTTACGTGGCAGGCACCGGACGGTACGATACGGATCTCATGGAGGCCGGCGCGGGCGGAATCGTGTGCAAAGGCGGCGCCGAAGGCTATCACGCGACCGGGGCGCTGCACGCGCGGCTCGGGTTGAGCGCAAAGGTCGCGGACGGCAACTACCGCGCGATACCGCCGTTCGTCACCGCGATGCTCGCGCGACACGGAGCGCTCGACGCCGCGCAAACGGAATCGCTGGCGCGCCACGCGCGGCCGATCATCAAGAACTATGCCGGCGCGGAAGTCGGGGAGATCCTGGCCCTCTAG
- a CDS encoding MoxR family ATPase, with product MAASASVVAQRLSDGLRKVIVGQDEAIFALQIALLSSGHALVEGVPGTAKTLLVRVLALLLGAQFRRIQFTPDLMPSDVVGTTVFNPKSGEFFTRKGPIFTNLLLADEINRTPPKTQSALLEAMEERQVTIDGVSFPLSPLFMVCATQNPVEYEGTYPLPEAQLDRFMVKCSTDYPSVAEETQLLERVAAGFDSRFLEREGIVAAVTEAEIIAARQDVRAVHVAPALQRYVLEIVKRTREAADTSLGASPRAGIQLLVASQAAAAIDDRVFATPDDVKSTAPLVLTHRLLVRPEAEVEGLTAGDVVRRVLDAVPVPKEAVTPPATAGE from the coding sequence ATGGCCGCATCGGCTTCGGTCGTCGCGCAGCGCCTCTCCGACGGTCTGCGTAAGGTCATCGTCGGCCAGGACGAGGCGATCTTCGCGCTGCAGATCGCGTTGCTCTCGTCCGGCCACGCGCTGGTCGAAGGCGTGCCCGGCACGGCCAAGACGCTGCTCGTGCGCGTGCTGGCGCTGCTGCTGGGCGCGCAGTTCCGGCGCATCCAGTTCACGCCCGATTTGATGCCGTCCGACGTCGTCGGCACGACGGTCTTCAATCCCAAGTCGGGCGAGTTCTTCACGCGCAAGGGCCCGATCTTCACCAACCTGCTGCTCGCCGACGAGATCAACCGCACGCCGCCCAAGACCCAAAGCGCGCTGCTCGAGGCGATGGAGGAGCGCCAGGTCACGATCGACGGCGTGTCTTTCCCGCTTTCGCCGCTGTTCATGGTGTGCGCGACCCAGAACCCGGTCGAATACGAGGGCACGTATCCGTTGCCGGAAGCGCAACTCGACCGCTTCATGGTCAAATGCAGCACCGACTATCCGAGCGTGGCCGAGGAGACGCAACTGCTCGAGCGCGTCGCCGCAGGCTTCGATTCCCGCTTTCTCGAGCGCGAGGGGATCGTCGCCGCGGTCACCGAGGCCGAGATCATCGCAGCCCGCCAAGACGTGCGCGCGGTGCACGTCGCGCCGGCGCTGCAGCGTTACGTGTTGGAGATCGTCAAACGCACGCGCGAGGCGGCCGACACGAGCCTGGGAGCGAGCCCGCGCGCGGGCATCCAGTTGCTGGTCGCATCGCAGGCCGCCGCGGCCATCGACGACCGCGTTTTCGCGACGCCAGACGACGTCAAGTCAACCGCGCCGCTGGTGCTGACCCATCGCCTGCTCGTGCGCCCCGAGGCCGAAGTGGAGGGCTTGACCGCCGGCGACGTCGTGCGGCGCGTGCTCGACGCGGTGCCGGTGCCGAAGGAAGCCGTCACGCCGCCTGCGACCGCCGGCGAGTAG
- a CDS encoding aspartyl protease family protein, with the protein MKGYFAPLFAAFLMTAPALALADLDRRLGPPDGITPTTATLADVMALNAKGEGKQLDSFATRIEEWSTRSGGSDEITTTVWSGKDFETTDAWGPIVSREGRIGGVRWRQNVNGMLVIQGGIHQEDERFDDTMAAARAGTAGDAVTLLGEVTSPVAAYIVQVQPPSDPPTWLFIDKSTGLIAREEGISNDIRFTRTFKDFRTTDGATVARVVETTDGEFAGDRTETLVSLRLNVPVQPSQINLPQSTRRLVDFPAGVTSVQLPVSMPDPAHNKVVLLDNDFTTAGSAFKRHIVVRVMINGRGLDFLLDSGASNILIDKDVVDELNLTQYPLGSQIFGGPTGASLVTLPELRVGDLTMKNIVVYSQPFGMRMADTEKVVGILGYDFISNVGLKVDWDNRQVTAFAPGTMPMPQTAVTLPVLLDDLVPYVSASIGNAASDHFLIDTGADDVYIFPAFARQHKDVLSDEGLGRKRQIDFGDNYAIGVSGVQEVVPTQLKVFNFGVPFSNFIVQVFQSDAKYPDHDLDGLIGYQFLHYFNLYFDYPNSRIVLEPNAQYRSAAHVPAK; encoded by the coding sequence ATGAAGGGATACTTCGCTCCGCTGTTTGCGGCGTTTCTTATGACGGCGCCCGCCTTAGCTTTGGCCGACCTCGACCGGCGGCTCGGCCCGCCCGATGGGATCACGCCGACGACCGCCACACTCGCCGACGTCATGGCGCTCAACGCGAAGGGCGAGGGCAAGCAGTTGGATTCGTTCGCGACACGCATCGAAGAATGGTCGACGCGCTCCGGCGGCTCCGACGAGATCACGACGACGGTCTGGTCAGGCAAGGATTTCGAAACGACGGACGCCTGGGGTCCAATCGTCAGCCGCGAAGGCCGCATCGGCGGTGTCCGCTGGCGCCAGAACGTCAACGGAATGCTCGTGATACAGGGCGGCATCCACCAGGAGGACGAGCGCTTTGACGACACGATGGCCGCTGCGCGCGCCGGCACCGCCGGCGATGCTGTCACGTTGCTCGGCGAAGTGACGTCACCGGTTGCCGCGTACATCGTGCAAGTGCAGCCGCCCAGCGACCCGCCAACCTGGCTGTTCATCGACAAATCAACGGGACTGATCGCACGTGAGGAAGGGATCTCCAACGACATCCGCTTCACTCGGACGTTCAAAGATTTTCGGACGACCGATGGCGCGACCGTGGCGAGGGTGGTCGAGACGACCGACGGAGAGTTCGCCGGCGATCGGACGGAGACGCTCGTATCGTTGCGCCTGAACGTTCCCGTGCAACCCTCACAGATCAATCTGCCGCAGAGCACGCGCCGGCTCGTCGACTTTCCGGCCGGCGTGACGAGCGTGCAGCTGCCCGTTTCTATGCCGGATCCGGCCCACAACAAAGTCGTTCTCCTGGATAACGACTTCACCACCGCAGGTAGCGCGTTCAAGCGGCACATCGTCGTGCGCGTGATGATCAACGGACGCGGACTGGACTTCTTGCTCGATTCGGGCGCCAGCAACATTTTGATCGATAAGGATGTCGTCGACGAGCTCAACCTGACTCAGTATCCGCTGGGCAGCCAGATCTTCGGAGGCCCGACCGGAGCTTCGCTGGTCACGTTGCCCGAATTACGGGTCGGCGATCTGACCATGAAAAACATCGTCGTGTATTCCCAACCGTTCGGCATGCGCATGGCCGACACCGAGAAAGTAGTCGGGATACTCGGCTACGACTTCATCTCAAACGTGGGCCTCAAGGTCGACTGGGACAACCGCCAAGTCACTGCGTTCGCGCCCGGCACAATGCCGATGCCGCAGACGGCGGTCACCCTGCCGGTGCTGCTTGACGACCTCGTCCCGTACGTCAGCGCGTCGATCGGCAACGCAGCAAGCGATCACTTCCTGATCGACACCGGCGCTGACGACGTGTACATCTTCCCTGCGTTCGCGCGCCAACACAAAGACGTGCTCTCGGACGAGGGCCTTGGGCGCAAGCGCCAGATCGATTTCGGGGATAACTACGCCATCGGCGTCAGCGGGGTCCAAGAGGTCGTCCCCACCCAGCTGAAGGTCTTCAATTTCGGCGTGCCGTTCAGCAACTTCATCGTGCAAGTGTTCCAATCGGATGCGAAGTACCCGGATCACGACCTCGACGGGCTCATCGGCTATCAGTTCCTGCACTACTTCAATCTCTACTTCGACTACCCGAACTCACGCATCGTCCTGGAGCCCAACGCCCAGTACCGAAGTGCGGCGCACGTCCCGGCGAAATAG
- a CDS encoding amidohydrolase family protein, whose protein sequence is MSAKPSGMGGRTIGHALLAIGDGTSHQGSIRIENGLIARLDDGPHHLDYELPVGSTITPGLIDLHVNGAAGHWFNREPLDAMRALSTNGLRSGLTAYLPTIITGPWDRMLHCAREIYRRIELPSDGARALGVHFEGPFLSAEYRRFHPAEYLLTPTPGRIEALLETWTSGRCRVTMAPEVDDAPRAAAELRRRGVVLSAGHTAATFAVGLDAIEDGYRILTHSFNAMPGLHHRASSILVAYMLDPAVFCEAIADGAHVSPEHIALLYRLKGVNLVLATDAMPVTEGLVEDGGVVRDMDGVIAGSRLQPDEAVRNLVNATGVSLAQAIACATWAPARAIGLDAEMGMLREGLRADLAVWDRRNRISHVFVGGELVYTND, encoded by the coding sequence TTGTCCGCTAAACCGTCGGGCATGGGCGGACGGACGATCGGTCACGCGCTTCTGGCGATCGGCGACGGCACCTCGCATCAAGGCAGCATCCGCATCGAGAACGGGCTCATCGCTCGTCTCGATGATGGACCGCATCATCTCGACTACGAGCTGCCGGTCGGGAGCACGATCACGCCGGGACTGATCGACCTGCACGTCAATGGGGCGGCCGGGCACTGGTTCAACCGCGAGCCGCTCGACGCCATGCGCGCGCTTTCGACCAACGGCCTGCGCTCCGGGCTCACCGCCTATCTGCCGACGATCATCACCGGACCGTGGGATCGGATGCTGCACTGCGCGCGAGAGATCTATCGCCGGATCGAACTGCCGTCCGACGGCGCGCGCGCGCTCGGCGTGCACTTCGAAGGGCCGTTTCTCAGTGCCGAGTATCGCCGCTTCCATCCCGCCGAGTATCTGCTCACGCCGACACCGGGGCGGATCGAGGCGCTGCTCGAGACGTGGACGAGCGGGCGATGCCGCGTGACGATGGCGCCTGAGGTGGACGACGCACCGCGCGCGGCTGCCGAACTGCGGCGGCGCGGCGTCGTGCTGTCGGCCGGCCACACGGCGGCGACCTTCGCCGTCGGCCTCGACGCGATCGAGGACGGCTATCGCATCCTCACCCATTCATTCAACGCGATGCCGGGATTGCACCATCGCGCTTCTTCTATATTAGTGGCCTACATGCTCGACCCGGCGGTCTTCTGCGAGGCGATCGCCGACGGTGCGCACGTCTCGCCCGAGCACATCGCGCTGCTCTATCGTTTGAAGGGCGTCAATCTCGTGCTGGCGACCGACGCGATGCCGGTGACCGAGGGCTTGGTCGAGGACGGCGGTGTGGTGCGCGACATGGACGGCGTGATCGCCGGCAGCCGTCTGCAGCCCGATGAGGCGGTGCGCAATCTCGTCAACGCGACCGGCGTCTCGCTTGCGCAGGCGATCGCCTGCGCGACGTGGGCGCCGGCCAGGGCCATCGGTTTGGATGCCGAGATGGGAATGCTGCGCGAAGGTCTGCGCGCCGATCTGGCGGTGTGGGACCGCCGCAACCGCATCTCGCACGTATTCGTCGGCGGCGAGCTCGTCTACACGAACGACTAG
- the glnA gene encoding type I glutamate--ammonia ligase — MPPRNSSKSALDFIKKHNAKIVDFKFIDIPGMWQHTSIPADVVDEATFEHGIGFDGSSIRGFQEIQESDMVLLPDPESARLDGFCSIPTASFICDVFDPRTQTLYDRDPRNVAKRAQAYLRKTGIGDTAYFGPELEFYIFDHVSYDNLPYMSGYALDSEEAHWNSGNDDQPNLGYTLRPKEGYFPVQPSDKHMDIRSEMVLSLKEWGVPVEMHHHEVATGGQTEIDIRYNTLLQQSDNVMVYKYVTRNVARRHGKTVTFMPKPLFGDNGSGMHVHQSIWKAGTNLFYDPKGYAELSKLGLYYIGGLLTHIDALLALCAPTTNSYKRLVPHYEAPVNVAFSMGNRSAAVRIPIFFKGPRFSKSKRIEFRPPDPAANPYLAFSAMLMAGLDGIKRKIDPTKAGFGPLDKNIYELPKAEARRIKSVPGSLDETLAALERDHDFMLAGGVFSEDLIRTWIDYKRTKELQEVRIRPTPYEFYLYYDL, encoded by the coding sequence GTGCCGCCTCGCAACTCGAGCAAGAGCGCGCTCGATTTCATCAAGAAGCACAACGCGAAGATCGTCGACTTCAAGTTCATCGACATCCCGGGCATGTGGCAGCACACGTCGATTCCGGCCGATGTCGTCGATGAAGCGACGTTTGAACACGGCATCGGGTTCGACGGATCGAGCATCCGCGGCTTCCAAGAGATCCAAGAGAGCGATATGGTGCTGCTCCCCGACCCGGAGAGCGCCCGCCTCGACGGTTTTTGCTCCATCCCGACCGCGTCGTTCATCTGCGACGTGTTCGACCCGCGCACCCAAACGCTCTACGACCGCGACCCGCGCAACGTGGCCAAGCGCGCGCAGGCGTACTTGAGGAAGACGGGCATCGGCGACACCGCATACTTCGGCCCCGAGCTCGAGTTCTACATCTTCGATCACGTCAGCTACGACAACTTGCCGTACATGAGCGGCTACGCGCTCGACTCGGAAGAGGCGCACTGGAACTCGGGCAACGACGATCAGCCCAACCTCGGCTACACGCTGCGTCCCAAAGAAGGCTACTTCCCCGTGCAGCCGTCGGACAAGCACATGGACATCCGCTCGGAGATGGTGCTCAGCCTCAAAGAGTGGGGCGTGCCGGTGGAGATGCACCACCACGAGGTCGCGACCGGCGGGCAGACCGAGATCGACATCCGCTACAACACCTTGCTGCAGCAATCCGACAACGTGATGGTCTACAAGTACGTCACGCGCAACGTCGCGCGCCGGCACGGCAAGACCGTGACGTTCATGCCCAAGCCGCTGTTCGGCGATAACGGATCGGGCATGCACGTCCACCAGAGCATCTGGAAAGCCGGCACCAATCTGTTCTACGATCCGAAGGGCTATGCCGAGCTGTCGAAGCTCGGGCTGTACTACATCGGCGGGCTGCTCACGCACATCGACGCGCTGCTCGCGCTGTGCGCGCCGACCACCAACTCGTACAAGCGACTGGTGCCGCACTACGAGGCGCCCGTGAACGTCGCGTTCTCGATGGGCAACCGCTCGGCGGCGGTGCGCATCCCGATCTTCTTCAAAGGCCCACGCTTCTCGAAATCCAAGCGCATCGAGTTCCGCCCGCCTGATCCGGCTGCGAATCCATACCTCGCCTTCTCGGCGATGCTGATGGCCGGTTTGGACGGCATCAAACGCAAGATCGACCCGACCAAGGCCGGCTTCGGTCCGCTCGATAAGAACATCTACGAACTTCCCAAGGCCGAGGCGCGGCGCATCAAGTCGGTGCCCGGCAGCCTCGATGAGACCCTGGCGGCGCTCGAACGCGATCACGATTTCATGCTCGCGGGCGGCGTCTTCTCAGAGGACCTGATCCGCACGTGGATCGACTACAAGCGGACCAAGGAGCTCCAGGAAGTGCGCATCCGGCCGACGCCATACGAGTTCTACCTCTATTACGACCTGTGA
- a CDS encoding DUF4129 domain-containing protein, whose protein sequence is MMRALVYAVGLALAMTTAAFADDRDVATSYVSALRSAANALDVAAAHQRAGASVPEISVPPAPLPGPPRFSPSLGGWLHDLLTTVRQEKNAKRRAQMLRDAAASLREAARVAGSTGSQGPARDLAPTLAAILAQPAYHETESAVEAQVHETWWQRFLDWLAGLFQRLFGGLFTAAAEIPWIGKLVVYVTLAALAALIVYVATRLARYLLRTRRVASDEDEGELLVHRASPSELLDMARAAARAGDYARAISMLFRAALRRLDASGVIAYDAARTAGEYRRAVRRDCAVAAKPFDALAHTFTLATYAQAPVAESDWYAADIAYQDFEPAVIERGARPAA, encoded by the coding sequence GTGATGCGCGCCCTCGTCTACGCGGTCGGGCTCGCGCTTGCGATGACGACCGCGGCCTTCGCGGACGATCGGGACGTCGCCACCTCGTACGTCAGCGCCCTGCGGTCAGCCGCGAATGCGCTCGATGTCGCGGCAGCGCACCAGCGTGCCGGTGCCAGCGTGCCCGAGATCAGCGTGCCGCCGGCGCCGCTGCCCGGTCCGCCGCGCTTCTCTCCGTCGCTCGGCGGGTGGCTGCACGATCTGCTCACCACGGTGCGCCAAGAGAAAAATGCGAAGCGGCGCGCGCAGATGCTGCGCGATGCCGCGGCCTCGCTGCGCGAAGCGGCTCGAGTCGCAGGCTCCACCGGGTCACAGGGTCCCGCGCGCGATCTCGCGCCCACCTTGGCGGCGATCCTCGCGCAGCCCGCATATCATGAGACCGAATCCGCGGTTGAGGCGCAAGTGCACGAGACGTGGTGGCAGCGCTTCCTCGACTGGCTCGCGGGACTATTCCAGCGGCTCTTCGGCGGGCTGTTCACGGCGGCGGCGGAAATCCCATGGATCGGCAAGCTCGTCGTGTACGTGACGCTGGCCGCGCTCGCCGCGTTGATCGTGTATGTCGCCACGCGGCTCGCGCGCTACCTCTTGCGCACGCGCCGCGTCGCCTCGGATGAGGACGAGGGCGAACTGCTCGTTCATCGCGCCAGCCCGTCCGAGCTGCTGGACATGGCGCGCGCGGCGGCGAGGGCCGGCGACTATGCGCGCGCGATCTCCATGCTGTTCCGTGCCGCGTTGCGCCGGCTGGATGCCAGCGGCGTCATAGCGTACGACGCCGCGCGCACCGCGGGCGAATATCGACGTGCGGTGCGCAGGGATTGCGCCGTCGCCGCGAAGCCCTTTGATGCGCTGGCGCACACGTTCACGCTGGCGACCTACGCGCAGGCACCGGTCGCCGAAAGCGATTGGTACGCCGCCGATATCGCGTACCAAGATTTCGAGCCTGCCGTGATCGAGCGCGGCGCAAGGCCGGCTGCATGA
- a CDS encoding GNAT family N-acetyltransferase, with protein sequence MGLDADAMEFGRVEDPAVVEYVAETGGCVVGSIALRDRGDGSGRISKLFVEQAARGRGIGKTLLRLAVDEAGRRRLRTLDLETRAQFEAAVHLYESTGWKRGPEPGGSCDRTYRLDL encoded by the coding sequence ATGGGTCTCGATGCCGACGCGATGGAGTTCGGCCGCGTGGAGGATCCGGCGGTCGTGGAATACGTCGCCGAGACGGGCGGCTGCGTGGTCGGCTCGATCGCGCTGCGCGACCGGGGCGATGGCAGCGGACGGATCTCCAAACTGTTCGTCGAGCAAGCGGCGCGAGGCCGCGGCATCGGCAAAACGCTGCTGCGGCTCGCGGTGGATGAAGCCGGAAGGCGACGTTTGCGCACCCTCGACCTCGAGACGCGTGCTCAATTCGAGGCAGCCGTTCATCTCTACGAATCCACCGGTTGGAAACGCGGTCCTGAGCCGGGTGGCTCGTGCGACCGGACCTACCGGCTCGACCTCTAA